The following coding sequences are from one Lolium rigidum isolate FL_2022 chromosome 6, APGP_CSIRO_Lrig_0.1, whole genome shotgun sequence window:
- the LOC124668272 gene encoding 1-aminocyclopropane-1-carboxylate synthase 7-like: protein MVGKLLPAASPALSHVATSGSHGEDSPYFAGWRAYDDDPYDAVSNPSGVIQMGLAENQVSFDLLEGFLREHPEAAGWGGAAAGSGVASFRDNALFQDYHGLKTFRKAMASFMEKIRGGKARFDPDRIVLTAGATAANELLTFILANPGDALLIPTPYYPGFDRDLRWRTGVNIVPVHCHSANGFQVTVAALEDAYEEAAAAGMRAAGVLLTNPSNPLGTTMKRSVLEDVLDFVVRKNIHLISDEIYSGSVFAAPDLVSVAELVESRPDVADRVHIVYSLSKDLGLPGFRVGVVYSYNDAVVTTARRMSSFTLVSSQTQKTLAAMLSDDAFAEEYIRTNRERLRMRHDHMVAGLARAGVPCLQGNAGLFVWMDMRRLLLGGGGEATVADELRLWDLMLHEVKLNISPGSSCHCSEPGWFRVCFANMSLDTLDVALARMGRFMDRWNKATTPQKEH, encoded by the exons ATGGTTGGCAAGTTGTTGCCCGCTGCTTCGCCTGCCCTGTCGCACGTAGCGACCTCCGGCTCCCACGGCGAGGACTCCCCCTACTTCGCCGGGTGGAGAGCCTACGACGACGACCCCTACGACGCCGTCTCCAACCCGAGCGGCGTCATCCAGATGGGCCTTGCAGAGAACCAGGTCTCCTTTGACCTCCTGGAGGGGTTCCTAAGGGAGCACCCTGAGGCGGCCGGgtggggcggcgccgccgccggctccggcGTGGCCAGCTTCAGGGACAACGCTCTGTTCCAGGACTACCACGGCCTCAAAACCTTCCGAAAG GCGATGGCCAGCTTCATGGAGAAGATAAGGGGCGGCAAGGCGAGGTTTGACCCTGACCGCATCGTGCTCACCGCCGGCGCGACGGCCGCCAACGAGCTTCTCACGTTTATCCTCGCCAACCCCGGAGACGCGCTGCTGATCCCCACTCCGTACTACCCAGG GTTTGATCGGGACTTGCGTTGGAGGACTGGCGTGAACATCGTGCCGGTGCACTGCCACAGCGCCAACGGGTTCCAGGTCACGGTCGCCGCGCTCGAGGATGCGTACGAGGAGGCCGCCGCGGCGGGGATGCGCGCCGCCGGCGTCCTGCTGACCAACCCGTCCAACCCGCTCGGCACGACCATGAAGAGGTCCGTGCTGGAGGACGTGCTCGACTTCGTGGTGCGCAAGAACATCCACCTCATCTCCGACGAGATCTACTCCGGCTCCGTCTTCGCCGCGCCGGACCTCGTCAGCGTGGCCGAGCTCGTAGAGTCGCGGCCTGACGTCGCCGACCGCGTGCACATCGTGTACAGCCTCTCCAAGGACCTGGGGCTCCCCGGGTTCCGCGTCGGCGTGGTGTACTCGTACAACGACGCCGTGGTCACCACCGCGCGgcgcatgtccagcttcacgctcGTGTCGTCGCAGACGCAGAAGACGCTCGCCGCCATGCTCTCCGACGACGCGTTCGCCGAGGAGTACATCCGCACCAACCGCGAGCGCCTCAGGATGCGGCACGACCACATGGTTGCCGGGCTGGCACGCGCCGGCGTGCCGTGCCTGCAGGGAAATGCTGGGCTGTTCGTGTGGATGGACATGCGGCGGCTGCTTCTCGGCGGGGGCGGCGAGGCGACCGTCGCCGACGAGCTGAGGCTGTGGGACCTGATGCTGCATGAGGTGAAGCTCAACATCTCGCCGGGGTCGTCCTGCCATTGCTCGGAGCCCGGGTGGTTCAGGGTGTGCTTCGCCAACATGAGCTTGGACACGCTGGATGTTGCACTGGCCAGGATGGGCCGCTTCATGGACAGGTGGAACAAGGCGACAACACCGCAAAAGGAGCACTAG